GCACAACAGGCCGTAGATGAGTGGATAAAAAACCACGGGGTCCGCTATTTCAATGAATTGACCAATATGGCCCAATTGGCCGAAGAAGTGGGCGAGGTGGCGCGGATCATTGCACGTAGATATGGGGAGCAGAGCGAGAAACCCTCAGATAAAGAGAAAGACCTTGGCGAAGAGTTGGCCGATGTTCTTTTTGTGGTATTGTGCCTGGCCAACCAAACCGGTGTTGATCTGCAAAAGGCTTTTGAAAAAAAGTTGGATATCAAGGCTAAGCGTGACCATGACCGCCACC
This portion of the Flagellimonas lutaonensis genome encodes:
- a CDS encoding nucleotide pyrophosphohydrolase, translating into MNIQNAQQAVDEWIKNHGVRYFNELTNMAQLAEEVGEVARIIARRYGEQSEKPSDKEKDLGEELADVLFVVLCLANQTGVDLQKAFEKKLDIKAKRDHDRHHNNEKLK